In Paracoccus sp. N5, a single window of DNA contains:
- a CDS encoding alpha-ketoacid dehydrogenase subunit beta, translated as MARMTMIEAIRDALDVAMGADPTVVVFGEDVGYFGGVFRCTAGLQAKYGKTRCFDTPINESGIVGAGIGMAAYGLKPVVEIQFADYVYPAYDQIVSEAARLRYRSAGQFTCPMVVRMPTGGGIFGGQTHSQSPEALFTHVTGLKTVVPSNPQDAKGLLMSAIADPDPVIFLEPKRLYNGPFDGHHDRPVTAWKTHELGEVPEGHYTVPLGKAVVRRPGQAATILTYGTMVHVALAAAAESGVDAEVIDLRTLLPLDMETIVASVNKTGRCLVLHEATLTSGFGAELAALVQAECFWHLEAPIRRVAGWDTPYPHTHEWSYFPGPARVAEALRQLVEVA; from the coding sequence ATGGCACGCATGACGATGATCGAGGCCATCCGCGACGCGCTGGACGTGGCCATGGGCGCCGACCCGACCGTGGTGGTGTTCGGCGAGGACGTGGGCTATTTCGGCGGCGTCTTCCGCTGCACCGCCGGATTGCAGGCGAAATACGGCAAGACCCGCTGCTTCGACACGCCGATCAACGAATCCGGCATCGTCGGCGCCGGCATCGGCATGGCCGCCTATGGGCTGAAGCCGGTGGTCGAGATCCAGTTCGCCGACTACGTCTATCCCGCCTATGACCAGATCGTGTCCGAGGCGGCGCGGCTGCGCTATCGCTCGGCCGGGCAGTTCACCTGCCCGATGGTGGTGCGGATGCCGACCGGCGGCGGCATCTTCGGCGGCCAGACCCACAGCCAGAGCCCCGAGGCGCTGTTCACCCATGTCACCGGCCTCAAGACCGTGGTGCCCTCGAACCCGCAGGACGCCAAGGGGCTGCTGATGTCGGCCATCGCGGATCCCGACCCGGTGATCTTCCTGGAACCGAAGCGGCTCTACAACGGCCCCTTCGACGGCCATCACGACCGCCCGGTCACCGCCTGGAAGACGCACGAACTGGGCGAGGTGCCCGAGGGGCATTACACCGTGCCGCTGGGCAAGGCCGTCGTGCGCCGTCCGGGCCAGGCCGCGACGATCCTGACCTATGGCACCATGGTGCATGTCGCGCTGGCGGCAGCGGCCGAGTCGGGCGTCGATGCCGAGGTGATCGACCTGCGCACCCTCTTGCCCTTGGACATGGAGACCATCGTGGCCTCGGTCAACAAGACCGGCCGCTGCCTGGTGCTGCACGAGGCGACGCTGACCTCGGGTTTCGGCGCCGAGCTGGCGGCCCTGGTGCAGGCGGAATGCTTCTGGCATCTCGAGGCGCCGATCCGGCGGGTGGCGGGTTGGGACACGCCCTATCCGCATACGCATGAATGGAGCTATTTCCCCGGCCCCGCACGGGTGGCCGAGGCGCTGCGTCAACTGGTCGAGGTGGCCTGA
- a CDS encoding dihydrolipoamide acetyltransferase family protein, which translates to MGIHAIRMPDIGEGIAEAEIAEWLVKPGDVLREDDPMVAVMTDKATVEIPSPVTGTVVWQAGAPGDVIAVGAELIRLEVDGPGNVAGDAPAETSRQAETAPEAEPEPAPQPAEAQPEAEPEPEPPPAKPAPRATTTTAAPLRAEGEKPIASPSVRARAREAGVDLRLVRGSGPAGRIGHEDLDAFIASGGLPAPSGPQPDTSVEEIRVIGLRRKIAERMEAANRVPQITIVEEVDATALEDLRARMNAHGKGPKLTPLAFIARSVTRAVHEQPILNAHYDAEAGLIRRFGAVHLGIAAQTPSGLMVPVVRHAEALDLRSTAAEIARIGNAAKDGTAKRDELTGSTITITSLGPLGAIASTPILNVPEVAIVGVNRLAVRPFWNGAAFEPRKMMNLSCSFDHRVVDGWDAATFVARLKELLETPALIFVEG; encoded by the coding sequence ATGGGTATCCACGCAATCCGCATGCCCGACATCGGCGAAGGCATCGCCGAGGCCGAGATCGCCGAATGGCTGGTCAAGCCCGGCGATGTCCTGCGCGAGGACGACCCGATGGTCGCGGTCATGACCGACAAGGCGACGGTGGAAATCCCCTCGCCCGTCACCGGCACCGTGGTCTGGCAGGCCGGCGCGCCGGGCGACGTGATCGCCGTCGGCGCCGAGCTGATCCGGCTGGAGGTGGACGGCCCCGGCAATGTCGCGGGCGACGCCCCGGCCGAAACATCGCGCCAGGCCGAGACCGCGCCCGAAGCCGAACCCGAACCCGCGCCGCAACCGGCCGAGGCCCAGCCCGAAGCCGAACCGGAACCCGAGCCGCCGCCCGCCAAGCCCGCGCCCCGCGCCACCACCACCACCGCCGCGCCGCTGCGCGCCGAGGGCGAAAAGCCCATCGCCTCGCCCTCGGTCCGGGCGCGGGCGCGCGAGGCGGGCGTGGACCTGCGCCTGGTGCGCGGCTCGGGACCGGCGGGCCGCATCGGGCACGAGGATCTCGACGCCTTCATCGCCTCGGGCGGCTTGCCCGCGCCCTCGGGCCCGCAGCCCGACACCTCGGTCGAGGAGATCCGCGTTATCGGCCTGCGCCGCAAGATCGCCGAGCGCATGGAGGCTGCCAACCGCGTCCCCCAGATCACCATCGTCGAAGAGGTGGACGCCACGGCGCTGGAAGACCTGCGCGCCCGCATGAACGCCCATGGCAAGGGCCCCAAGCTGACGCCGCTGGCCTTCATCGCCCGCAGCGTCACCCGCGCCGTGCATGAACAGCCGATCCTGAACGCGCATTACGACGCCGAGGCCGGGCTGATCCGCCGCTTCGGCGCCGTGCATCTGGGCATCGCCGCGCAGACGCCCTCGGGCCTGATGGTCCCGGTCGTGCGCCATGCCGAGGCGCTGGACCTGCGCTCCACCGCCGCGGAAATCGCCCGCATCGGCAATGCCGCCAAGGACGGCACGGCGAAACGCGACGAGCTGACCGGCTCGACCATCACCATCACCTCGCTGGGCCCCCTGGGCGCCATCGCCTCGACCCCGATCCTGAACGTGCCCGAGGTCGCCATCGTCGGCGTCAACCGCCTGGCGGTGCGGCCATTCTGGAACGGCGCCGCCTTCGAGCCGCGCAAGATGATGAACCTGTCCTGCAGCTTCGACCACCGCGTCGTCGACGGCTGGGACGCCGCGACCTTCGTGGCGCGGCTGAAAGAGCTGCTGGAGACCCCGGCGCTGATCTTCGTGGAGGGCTGA